From the Bdellovibrio reynosensis genome, one window contains:
- a CDS encoding tetratricopeptide repeat protein has translation MIRTVILLLAFHLFSIYCLAADKNAKGLLPEVRMNSGSEQDNEKKAFSSEIMITRSENKAIESLQGILKKKKGSPEEVDLWYRLAELYMRRSKSGRFFDLHQDTKLMKLSPFPVPNERGSDAVKRAIKIYTKIEMEFPSFRQMDAVLFNNAFANQQISQYKASEVLYYKLLNRFPKSPLIADGTLAVGELLYDQGKFKEALEHFLKVEKFPHSRVYSYGMYKAAWSYYNMRDSENGIRKLVTVVKSNPPLQDGEVPNNRHNLRREALRDLTVFLGDTYEADKLYSFFEEITNEEELGQAMTDLAKLYDSHSKYKEMNIFLGDYLERRPTGSDVVKSHLLLVSANESLKKRDKVISHMQTASDLCRKDSTWRTLQKPVEAKVACEEDFRRVSLDMAKKWWEIWLKNKQNMEFSDLTQQLFGLILANEDASKPDLKTRYAYAELLFQLQKYDEASVQYKMVGDKASEPTMRHDSNYASLYSKEKSLEKAKTPLKEAERKELATRYLTLHPTGKFATLVKFKMGHIAYEESNYPEAEKWLTPLASIKGNDEIKKKSEDLILDILNIRKDFTGIKNFSKQVMGSTSDDARKKNMGKILEEAHFTEVQEYAKTGNKTEAANRLVAYAKEHEGSKLSQDALWQGLSLLYAEGKVFDAAELSMKFVSKYPEDKRNLDALKEAAKAYADVGQISKSAQTLVKIADLDKKGRNTHLEMAADIYLLEKKTKEARSAYQGILAAADSKTLERIYGKLLDSYKNEPNSNELDKLQQQILAKGIEPFTTQIIISRARRLLEQGKDTQAFDLAMKANGRDVSAEVRAEARLIQARILENELAKQSVKAREEKFAMVLSLKTEKLDKAHTAYYSTLKMSKDPYQQLEAMRGIDRCYGNFIESLQSMPLPASLSPADQEALRAEIAKMTAPIQDKKNENEAKLKVLAASKGQGASTERTYANIRADQTVTPQVQYPAPEKMAAFLPASSDFTIGKVSQFDTRTAKACSKTAVAARNFTAASALEIAGNCYSSRQYETVENLGLELAKAPETRALGLFYASLGAESKGYTDKALWMIEASLKLQPEAAPFVYQKARLVYKEDGITSAMPFFEKVLDMQMPSTEMKTFAAVKAFSEGDFTSAVDKFSAHSKESLYTLNVGILLSEAYAQKGEVEKALSTIKDLLGMKKDNTDFLLQQAHLLETYKGSPTLALDSYERALKSSQQSELRDWLGKKIQYLKTQNKVGQHVISGDL, from the coding sequence ATGATCAGAACAGTGATTCTGCTTCTAGCATTTCATCTTTTTTCCATTTACTGTCTTGCTGCTGATAAAAATGCCAAAGGACTTTTACCTGAAGTGCGCATGAACTCAGGTAGCGAACAGGATAATGAAAAGAAAGCTTTCAGCAGTGAGATTATGATCACTCGCTCTGAAAACAAGGCTATCGAATCACTGCAAGGGATCTTAAAAAAGAAAAAAGGATCCCCTGAAGAAGTGGATCTTTGGTACCGTTTGGCGGAGCTTTACATGCGCCGCTCAAAATCAGGCCGCTTCTTTGACCTTCATCAGGATACAAAGCTGATGAAGCTTTCGCCGTTTCCAGTTCCTAACGAAAGAGGATCTGACGCGGTAAAACGCGCTATTAAAATCTATACTAAGATTGAAATGGAATTCCCGTCTTTCAGACAAATGGATGCCGTTTTATTTAATAACGCCTTCGCGAATCAACAAATCTCTCAATACAAAGCCTCTGAAGTTCTTTACTACAAACTTCTAAACCGCTTTCCTAAGTCACCATTGATTGCCGATGGTACTTTGGCAGTGGGTGAACTTCTTTATGACCAAGGTAAATTTAAAGAAGCCTTGGAACATTTCCTAAAAGTAGAAAAATTCCCCCACAGCCGCGTTTACTCTTACGGTATGTATAAAGCCGCTTGGAGTTATTACAACATGCGCGACTCTGAAAACGGGATCCGCAAATTAGTTACGGTCGTAAAATCAAACCCGCCTCTTCAAGATGGTGAAGTTCCAAATAATCGCCACAACCTACGCCGCGAAGCACTTCGCGATTTGACTGTGTTCCTTGGCGACACTTACGAAGCTGATAAATTGTATTCTTTCTTTGAAGAAATCACTAATGAAGAAGAACTTGGTCAGGCGATGACTGATCTAGCGAAACTTTATGATTCCCACAGTAAATATAAAGAAATGAATATTTTCTTGGGTGACTACCTTGAAAGACGTCCTACTGGATCTGATGTTGTTAAGTCTCACCTGCTATTGGTTAGCGCCAATGAAAGCCTAAAGAAAAGAGACAAGGTCATTTCCCACATGCAAACAGCTAGCGACCTGTGCCGCAAAGACTCTACTTGGAGAACTTTGCAAAAACCTGTTGAAGCAAAAGTTGCCTGTGAAGAAGATTTCCGCCGTGTCAGCCTTGATATGGCTAAAAAATGGTGGGAGATCTGGCTTAAGAACAAACAAAACATGGAGTTCTCTGATCTAACTCAACAGTTATTCGGATTGATCCTTGCTAACGAAGATGCATCAAAACCGGACTTAAAAACCCGTTATGCTTATGCAGAGCTTTTATTCCAATTGCAAAAGTATGACGAAGCCAGCGTTCAATACAAAATGGTGGGCGATAAAGCTTCTGAACCGACAATGCGCCATGATTCAAACTACGCTTCCCTTTATTCAAAAGAGAAAAGCTTAGAAAAAGCTAAAACTCCATTGAAAGAAGCTGAACGTAAGGAACTTGCAACTCGTTACTTGACTTTGCACCCTACTGGTAAGTTTGCGACATTGGTTAAATTTAAAATGGGCCATATCGCTTACGAAGAAAGCAATTACCCAGAGGCTGAAAAGTGGTTGACTCCCCTTGCTTCTATCAAAGGCAATGACGAGATTAAAAAGAAATCTGAAGACTTGATCCTAGATATCTTAAACATCCGTAAAGACTTCACAGGTATTAAGAACTTCTCTAAACAGGTGATGGGTTCTACTTCTGACGATGCCCGTAAGAAAAACATGGGTAAAATCTTAGAAGAAGCTCACTTCACGGAAGTTCAAGAGTACGCAAAAACAGGTAACAAAACTGAAGCTGCAAACCGCCTGGTTGCTTACGCAAAAGAACACGAAGGTTCAAAACTTTCCCAAGATGCTTTATGGCAAGGCTTAAGCCTTCTTTATGCTGAAGGTAAAGTGTTTGATGCGGCTGAGTTATCAATGAAATTCGTTTCGAAGTATCCAGAAGACAAACGTAATTTGGATGCTTTAAAAGAAGCGGCAAAAGCTTACGCTGATGTTGGCCAGATTTCAAAATCAGCGCAAACTTTAGTGAAAATTGCGGACCTAGATAAGAAAGGCCGTAACACTCACCTAGAGATGGCTGCAGATATCTATTTACTTGAAAAGAAAACCAAGGAAGCTCGTTCTGCGTACCAAGGTATTCTTGCGGCAGCAGATTCTAAAACTCTAGAAAGAATCTATGGCAAACTTTTGGATTCATATAAAAATGAACCAAATTCAAATGAGCTAGATAAATTGCAACAGCAAATCCTTGCAAAAGGTATTGAGCCGTTCACTACTCAGATCATAATCTCTCGCGCTAGAAGACTTTTAGAACAAGGTAAAGACACTCAAGCTTTTGACCTTGCGATGAAAGCCAACGGCCGTGATGTAAGTGCTGAGGTTCGTGCGGAAGCTCGTTTAATTCAAGCCCGCATTTTAGAAAATGAATTGGCTAAACAAAGCGTAAAAGCACGTGAAGAAAAATTCGCGATGGTTCTTTCACTTAAAACAGAGAAGCTTGATAAAGCCCACACTGCTTATTACAGCACTTTGAAAATGAGTAAAGATCCATATCAACAGCTTGAAGCTATGCGCGGTATCGACCGCTGCTATGGTAACTTCATTGAAAGCTTACAAAGTATGCCATTGCCTGCTTCTTTAAGCCCAGCAGATCAGGAAGCTTTAAGAGCTGAGATCGCTAAGATGACAGCTCCGATCCAAGATAAGAAGAATGAAAACGAAGCGAAGCTAAAAGTTCTAGCGGCTTCCAAAGGCCAAGGTGCTAGCACTGAAAGAACTTACGCCAATATTCGTGCGGATCAAACAGTGACTCCGCAAGTGCAATATCCTGCGCCTGAAAAAATGGCGGCGTTCTTACCTGCTTCCTCTGACTTCACGATCGGTAAGGTGTCTCAGTTTGATACTCGCACGGCGAAAGCCTGCAGCAAGACTGCAGTCGCGGCTAGAAATTTCACTGCTGCCTCAGCATTGGAAATCGCAGGAAATTGTTATTCTTCTAGACAGTACGAGACTGTAGAGAACCTTGGTCTAGAGCTCGCTAAAGCTCCTGAAACGCGCGCCCTGGGCTTATTCTACGCAAGTCTTGGTGCCGAGTCGAAAGGCTACACGGACAAAGCTTTGTGGATGATTGAGGCTTCATTGAAGTTGCAACCAGAAGCAGCTCCATTCGTGTATCAGAAAGCAAGACTAGTCTATAAAGAAGATGGAATCACTTCGGCGATGCCGTTTTTCGAAAAAGTTCTAGACATGCAAATGCCTTCGACAGAAATGAAAACTTTCGCTGCGGTGAAGGCATTCTCAGAGGGAGATTTTACGAGCGCAGTTGATAAATTTTCTGCACATTCAAAAGAAAGTTTGTATACTTTGAATGTAGGTATCTTGTTAAGTGAGGCTTACGCGCAGAAGGGTGAAGTCGAAAAAGCTCTAAGCACAATCAAAGATTTGCTTGGAATGAAAAAAGACAACACAGACTTCTTGTTACAACAAGCGCACTTGCTAGAGACATACAAAGGAAGCCCGACGCTCGCGTTGGATTCTTATGAAAGAGCTTTAAAATCCAGTCAGCAAAGTGAATTGCGTGATTGGTTAGGTAAGAAAATACAGTATTTGAAAACACAAAACAAAGTCGGTCAGCACGTAATCTCGGGAGACTTGTAA
- a CDS encoding AgmX/PglI C-terminal domain-containing protein has product MFTLIVRQSLKDGTAKSWKLRPGNSTHTFGSSRLADVISIAPKTEGIQGLFEFRDNRWWYINMNMSSAQGAAMPAVCLDKEQTIELTDCTLTLTPIEKEANLYLRLEKAGQEQRDAGKQFQLFIVRQGGKVVETKVLPLNKKFKPSMAVTPLVIASTPTQEWKKETVGDLEISQRTVSLEDAARWGYITADQLVDEESKRGVLLVLGAALFLLTVGIFAPKKEMEVVAAPPKAAQKIIVKTEIKQKRKKSETTTPTKVVVKENPSAAGPKNEMPNGGGGGSRVANMMKSLQGGRVSQLIGKVSAQAAKSNNVIFANGTKAGTGASGRALAAVGNIERSGRNWGTEGNGSGVTISTAGRGGGKNASGMGGLAAGGTGSGGVGLIEEEGEITGGLDREVIAQYIKSKLGQILYCYERQLSANPDLFGKVAVKFTIGPTGQVEQQLIGDTTLKNATVEGCILNRVAAWKFPNPQGGTRVLVTYPFLFKSTN; this is encoded by the coding sequence ATGTTTACACTGATCGTACGCCAATCCCTCAAAGATGGGACGGCAAAAAGTTGGAAGCTACGTCCCGGGAATTCTACCCACACTTTCGGTTCATCTCGCTTGGCCGATGTGATTTCTATTGCGCCAAAAACGGAAGGCATTCAAGGTCTCTTTGAATTCCGCGACAACCGTTGGTGGTATATCAATATGAATATGTCATCGGCTCAAGGTGCAGCGATGCCTGCAGTTTGCTTGGATAAAGAGCAAACAATTGAGCTTACTGACTGCACATTGACTCTGACGCCGATTGAAAAAGAAGCAAATCTTTATTTGCGTCTTGAAAAGGCCGGTCAGGAACAACGTGACGCTGGAAAACAGTTCCAACTTTTCATCGTTCGTCAGGGCGGAAAAGTAGTTGAAACCAAAGTTCTTCCACTTAATAAAAAATTTAAACCTTCCATGGCAGTGACTCCGCTTGTAATCGCGAGTACTCCAACCCAGGAATGGAAAAAAGAAACCGTTGGTGATCTTGAAATCAGCCAAAGAACTGTGTCATTGGAAGATGCAGCTAGATGGGGCTATATCACAGCTGACCAATTGGTTGATGAAGAATCTAAGCGTGGCGTATTGCTGGTGCTTGGCGCTGCCCTATTCCTTTTGACTGTGGGCATCTTCGCTCCGAAAAAGGAAATGGAAGTCGTGGCTGCTCCACCAAAAGCCGCTCAGAAAATCATTGTTAAAACTGAAATCAAACAAAAACGTAAAAAGTCTGAAACTACAACTCCAACAAAAGTTGTGGTTAAAGAAAACCCGTCTGCTGCAGGTCCTAAAAACGAAATGCCTAATGGCGGTGGCGGCGGAAGCCGTGTTGCTAACATGATGAAGTCTCTTCAAGGCGGAAGAGTTTCTCAATTGATCGGTAAAGTTTCCGCGCAAGCAGCAAAAAGCAATAACGTGATTTTTGCTAACGGCACGAAAGCTGGTACAGGTGCTTCTGGAAGAGCGCTAGCTGCAGTAGGAAATATCGAAAGATCAGGCCGTAATTGGGGTACTGAAGGAAATGGCTCTGGTGTGACTATTTCTACTGCCGGCCGCGGTGGTGGTAAAAATGCTTCGGGCATGGGCGGCCTTGCTGCTGGTGGAACTGGTAGCGGTGGCGTTGGTTTGATCGAAGAAGAAGGCGAAATTACTGGCGGTCTTGACCGTGAAGTGATCGCTCAATACATCAAATCAAAATTAGGACAGATTTTATATTGCTACGAACGTCAACTGAGCGCGAACCCGGATCTATTCGGTAAAGTGGCAGTGAAATTCACTATCGGACCTACAGGTCAGGTAGAGCAACAGTTAATTGGGGACACAACACTTAAGAATGCGACCGTTGAGGGATGTATATTGAATCGGGTTGCAGCATGGAAGTTTCCTAACCCACAAGGTGGAACTCGAGTGCTAGTGACATATCCATTCTTATTCAAGAGTACAAACTAA
- a CDS encoding outer membrane beta-barrel domain-containing protein, with translation MLKKTLLMIILTASQAFAQTASDTANSANGDQRGSDKLDIKKLEQKYWAAKDDDFSVVQNRRYTKAERYYLNVSGGVPINDPFGTGTITSLQVGYFFNERVGVDVNYTKADMKNNDNTKQFIDENGVAPNYNFFDSSKTVSVTYVPLYAKMSLLDKHIIYFDMGISLGVGTTDYIIKKEEGDQSGSAFSYQIGINQQIFFSEHFAIRADFINKFTNEDRFKYSTIAPSRDLGAKVVNDTQLLLGLTYWH, from the coding sequence ATGTTGAAGAAGACACTCTTAATGATCATCTTGACTGCATCTCAAGCGTTCGCACAAACGGCTAGCGACACTGCTAACAGCGCGAATGGCGACCAAAGAGGCAGCGATAAATTAGACATCAAAAAATTGGAACAAAAATACTGGGCGGCAAAAGATGACGATTTTAGCGTTGTGCAAAACCGCCGTTACACAAAAGCAGAAAGATATTACCTAAACGTATCTGGCGGCGTACCTATTAATGACCCGTTTGGTACTGGTACTATCACTTCCCTGCAAGTAGGTTACTTCTTTAATGAACGCGTGGGTGTAGATGTAAACTACACGAAAGCGGACATGAAGAACAATGACAACACAAAACAGTTCATCGACGAAAACGGTGTGGCTCCGAACTATAACTTTTTTGATTCATCGAAAACAGTTTCGGTCACTTATGTTCCGTTATACGCGAAAATGAGCTTACTAGATAAACACATCATCTATTTTGATATGGGTATCTCTTTAGGTGTTGGTACTACTGATTACATCATCAAAAAAGAAGAAGGTGACCAATCAGGAAGTGCTTTCAGTTATCAAATCGGCATCAATCAGCAAATTTTCTTCAGTGAACATTTTGCGATCCGTGCTGACTTTATTAATAAATTTACAAACGAAGATCGTTTTAAATACAGCACGATTGCTCCAAGCCGTGACTTGGGTGCCAAGGTCGTTAACGACACACAACTTTTATTAGGTTTGACTTACTGGCACTAA